GCAACAGACGAGGCAACTCTGGGAGGTAGTGAGTTCCCCACGGCTTGAGGAATTCAAGCCCAAGCAGTGTTAGAGATGGGAAGTTTGGCCATAAACCGGAGGAGGTCCTCTCCAGCCTAGAGAGTTTGGTTTTGGAGCTGGTTTCATTTTCATCAGTGCTAGCAGGTGCCCAGCTAGGGCTAGGTCTTGTCAAACCCTGCTGCTAACTACTAATGCAATGAACTGTCAGCTCCACTGCTCTCACCCCCTTAGAGTCTGCACATGTCCACATTCCCCAAATTAAACTCGCCCCTCCAGCAGGGCTGGTGTTTACCTTTGCTGCAGCCCTTTCAGCAGGGAGTAGATGCAGCCAGGGTGCGGaaccaggtaaaaaaaaaacctcaggagAATAAACCATACAAACACTTCTAGCACCTATACTCCAATGAGCCCTAATGCTAATTGCAAATCATTCTTATCTATCCATTACTGCAGGTCCCTTGGGAATTCCTAGCAGCAACAGCCTGTGTGGGAATAGGTCATGACGCTTACATGGAGGAAAGAATCAGGCTACCCTTTAAAACCACCACTGTTTGGCTTTCACTCGTTCAGATTAGGCACCTCCAAAGAGCATCCGTGGTTGAGGCTGAACTGCATTGCCTATAAGATGCATCCACAATGTACAAGGAATAGGAAGATTTGGTAATTACCCATTTGGGATGATCAATAAAGGCATTCAGTCAGTCTTGGGACAGTGGGGTCAGAAAATCCCTGCTATTGTCAGTAATTTCAGTATTCCGCTCTCATAACCAGACTGAATgagtccaaaaagaaaaaaatcagcttgGGTGCACCTCCTAAAGACTTCTATTCAGAAATTTAGCTCAGGGAACCCTTAGCCTTtcaaacaatttaaataaattgctGCTTCTCATTCCCTTGAATAGAGTGTATGTTTACACAATAAAAAGGTATCAATCTCAATTTAGGGTATTTTCCTGATAGTGAAAGATATTTAGCTTGGCAAAATTCTGTAACATTCTCTCTTGGTGACTTTCCCAGAGGGGAGTGGCAAAGCCATCTACCTAGGAGATGAGAAACATTTCCCAAATAATGGAAATACAAACGCTTACATTTGTACCACATTTGGCATTTTAGACAACACTTTCACAGAAATTATCTACTCGGATCTTCTCAAACCCTCTGTGAGGGAGCATGAATCCCACTTCACAGATGCagtaactgaggctcagggaggtaaAGCCACTcacccaagtcacacagctagaaaggaaTAGAGCCTTAGGTTGAAAAGCCAGTCCACTCTGTCCCCTGCACCTGAGCTTGCCGCTCAGATAGTTACACCTGcccaacaacaaagaaaacagaacttcACAGTACCTTTCTGCATCCTGGTCTATGCTCTGCTGTTTGCTCTCGAAAGCGTTGAAGCTGCTCATGTCCACATAGCCATCGTTTTCATTGGCCGTGGACAGGGCTCTGCTCTGATCTTCAAACAGCTTTGTAAACGTCCCGGCCCTCGCAGGCCTCCGGGGCGGAATCTGGATATTCTCATAGTCCGAGTTCATGGCTGGAATGTTCTCATAGTCCGAAGTGTCGGCATTGGGGAATGAGATGGACCGTGGCTTGGTCAGGGGCAAGGGCAGAAAGGGAGGCCGGGAGCGGTCTTCAAAGGACTCCACCCTGGACACCGTCCTGCTGAAAGGGACGCCTTTCCTCTTACCATCCCTGTAGAAGATGAGGGAGGAGGGCGACTCGGAGGCCCGGAGCTTGCCAGTCCGAGCCTGCAGCTGGGGCGAGTTGCTGAGGCTCCTCCGGTCAATTTCCAGAAGCCTGGAAGGCCCGTGGTAGCTGGATTCTGAAGAGGACCTGGAAGAGGACACGTTGACATCCACGTGCACTttgctctctgtcttctttttgaAAGTCAGTGCCAGGAAACGCTTAAAGGACGACTTCTTCTTCTTGGTGTACTTGTCCAGGGGCTCGCTCTCGATCAGCAGGGATGGGGAGCTCTTCGTGATGGGCTTTTTGGTGATGCAGGCCAGATTGAAAGGGGGTGGGATGTCGACCACAGAAGACGGTGTGGAGGTGCCACTGGATGGGAGGTGGTTCTGGTGGGAGAAGCTCCCGGAGGAGCCGATCACACCAGGCAGTGAGAGGCTGTCATCCCTCCTTTTGATCCTGTGGTCCTCTAAGCTGGATGCCTCCGGCTCCCGGGACAGGGAGACGGGAATCTCTCTGCCTTCCACGGAGAATGACCGAGGGTACAATGTGAAGGCTCTGGGTTTGGCCGGCAAGGCCCTGCCGGCTTCCAGCGGCTTCCCCTCCAACGACAGAACCGTCTTTCGTGCTTCCTTGGTGGCACCTCCGATGCTAATGGCTGACAAGCCAGCTTCTGGCCCGGTTTCTTCCGGGACAGTTTCAGGGACATAGCCTGCCATCTTCCCAGAGTGCGGCCTGGCCCTCGGGATGGTGTTCTTCCTGTCGATGGCGGCCAGCCCACCCTCAGCATCCGAGGTCATCTCCTCCTTCGTGCCGTGACCATCCTGGGCAGCCTGTGTGCCGGGCTTCTCTTCCTCCCCGGGGTCAGCCCCATACAGCGGGCCGACTCCCATCTCATAGGGGCTGGCGAGTGCGTCGTCAGCAGGATCCTCGCCCTCCGGCATGACCACCACGTCAGGGACAGAGGGGCCCTCTGTGGCACCACCCTGCAGGAAGCCACGCTGACCATGCAGCGCCCCAGCCCCGGGGGCCTGCTCCACACATTCTCTTGGCTGTGCTTCCCGCTTGGACTCTATGCCTTTTGCAGGCTCTGGAAAGGGGGAGTAGCTTTCACTACAGAAGGAGGTGCTCTCGGTTGGGAAGAACTCATAGGGACTTGCTGACAGTGAAGTCACAAAGTCATCCACACACTCATTCTCGAAAGGAACGATCTGGCAGCTGTCCTCGGCAGGTTCCTCCTGCACAGGGTCTTCACCTTCCCGGGGGTCTCCTCCTGCCTCCGGGGTGGCTGCCATTCCTTCTTGACTGGTTTTCTCACATTGGTCAGGTGGTTCATCCTCATCACTGTGGTAGTCGCCGCCTGTGGCATCTTCACACTCCTCGGAGATTTGAGGGCTGTGGgtgcctgcctctgcctccagtTCACCCACAGTCAATCCATCATTCTCTGGGGGGGCCTCGCTGGCATCTTCAACATCCCCCTCGGCCAGCCCATCTGAATCCACACACTCGTCTGGTGCCCCTGGCTCTGCATGAGCGCAGCCTTCCTCACCACCCTCTTCTGCCCCCGGGGGTGTCCTGGGGGGCCCGGGCTCCTCACCAGGAGCTGGCAGATCTTCTAGATCAATGTGAGTCAGGATGATATGGCTCGGGAGCACCGCCTCTCCATCCCAGGGGCCCCTGTCCACCAGGCTGCCCATGTTGTGTCCTTCTACCAGCTGCACTTCTTCCTCACCTGTGAACTTCTGCTCCTCTGCACCCAGGTCAGGGACACAGTCCTCAAGAGTGATGGCTTCATCACTCTCTCCACTCAGCACCATGTCAGCTGGGGCTGCCACATCCTCAGCGGCTCCTGCCCCCTCCATGTCacactccccacctccctcctgacACTCTTCTTCCCCAGTGGCATCCAGAGGCATCATGACTGCATTCTCTGCAGGGCCCCCATCCCTGGGTTCATCCTCTTTTGGGGGAGCCCCAGGGACCACGATGTAATCCTCATCCCCCTCGGATTCGGAGCACTCCGGGTTGGACAGGTGCTTTTCATAAAGCCCCCTGTCCACACACACCAACTTCCCGTTGCTGCACTTGTTCAAGCTGTTGATCATGTAGATGCTGGCTCTCCACTCGTTGGGGGCGGCCAGCCTGGGTTTAGGGGCGATGGGGGGTTTCGGCCCCCTAGACATGGAGTTGGGACTGTGAAGACTATCGGGCCGGGGTGATGAAGGAAATTTGGGTGCCGTCACTGGCGTGAGAGGACTGGCAGTCTTTGGCTTGGGAGCAACTGGTGGTTTTGGTGAATCTAAGggatgaaaatggagaaaagaaggaGACAAAAGTACAATTACCTTTACTTCCACTCACTCAGTCTCCTACTTCCCATTTTTGAGAGCGAACACAGAAGATGATTTCCcgacctgtgagaacccagtctGCTGTGCTCTGTCTCAGGTTTCTGCCCTCTACCGTCATCTTTAAAACTCCTTGACCTTGCACTAAAGATTCATTCTGTAAACAGACCTTTCTTCTATACATAGTCCAGCtaacaaaaccaaaatgaatgGTATCTTGTACCCCTCAAATAAAGGTGTCCAGATCATTGTGCTCAGCCTTTTAACATCTATGTATGAAATAACTTCTATGTGCCTGGTACCCACAAGTCAGTGCTGAACTTGACAGTCACCACCCCTGCTGTCCTCCCAGAGCTCACATTCATCCTACAGGTCATTCATTGCATACCTACTATGTAAACACATAGCATTGTACATGGTAGGGTCTTCTAGGGTCAAGAAGAGAAGAACACCTCTAGTTGACTTAGGGAGACAAGACTAACAGGACAAGTGGAGGACAGAACCACAGACCCTTGGAATAATATGACTCAATAGGCATTATCTCATTCCCTCAAGAATGCTACATCAAAGGTTTGGGCAGTGATATATGATTCTTCTGATGTATGATTCTCTGAATTCTATGTGCTTCAGGACTGGTTGGCAGCTAACTGCCCTGCATCCAAATTTCACAGGAGAAATTATGTGGCCTCTCCCAGCATGGATATTTGCAAAAGTCTCTTCCCCTATGGATGTCGAGGATCATGGCAGAATAACAGATGTGGTACAAACGGAGTTAGAGAAGCAAGAGTTGCCATGAATAGAGAACACCTCTTGGAGGTGATATTCCAGCTGAATTTTGCTGGGAGGGAGCTGGACAAGTAGAAGAGTCAAGGGAATGGTCACCCACTTCCAAGGTCAGCATCTCTCCTGCCACAAGCAAGCCCACACCTCCATGCCTTCTGCCTGTGCCTCCAAGCCCCTGGGCACACTGTGGGCAGCATGAGGAATGTCAGTTTCCAGGGATACAACTCCATCCTGACAGCTTGGCTTCAAAAGTGCTGCCTGGCATCCCAGCCCAAGGGTTAGGATGCATGAGTCTCCCCTTCAGCCAGTCTCATCTCTAGTTCCATCCCCACTAGGGCTGGGGTTTGACACAGAGCAGCCTCAGAATGCCAGCCTGGTGCACGACAGAAGCGAGACAGAGCAGAGGGCCTGGGACTTTATCAGCAAACTCTTCTCCCCCCTGCATTTGATTCCCAGTTAAATCCCTGTAGCACCTAACCCCAGCCATCTCTAATCTATGTCTGCCTGACAGAAATACAATGTGAGCCATGTTCATCATTACatgtgtaatttaaatttttctcatagCCATGttacaaagtaaaaaagaaacaggtgaaattaatttcaacaatacatttttttttactttatataaccAGAATTTTATCATTTTGGACATCATCATGTAATCAATGATTCATGTTTGGATCAACATGTAATAAATGTACAAAacttattaatgagatatttgaCATTCTTTTTCATAAGAAGTCCTCAAACCCACATGTGTATTTTACATTCACAGTACTTCACAATTCAGACTGGTTGCATTTCAAGTGGTGGGCAGTGACATGTGGGTGGTGGCTGTGTACTGACCCAGCACAGCTCTAACTGATAGGAACCCCAATTTCAATATGTCTGAGGCCAAAGTCAGTATCATCTCCCCTAAACTGGCAGGACTGTGTACTTCCTTTGAGGAGaccccaaaggaaataaaaaagcctGGAGCAGCAATAATATAGGTATATAAAACCCATGCACTCTGTTCCTGAAAGGGCCTGATTTCAGAACCTCTTTACTTGGGCTGTGCTCATAAATCTAATGAACCTGGCTCCCTGGTTTTCCAGTGCACAGCTAATGAGGAGGGCAGGGGAAGTTCTGAGTTAGAACAGGAGTACCGGCAGCTGTAAGATGTGACAGctgacagagagaaagggagaggagaggcaCCAATGTCAAGACCTTAGAGACTAAAGCCCCCAGTGCATCAGCCTCTAACCTACACCTAATTCATCCCCATCAACACCAAGGCCAGCCACTGACATCCAGATAATAACCCAGAGTCTTCAAGATATGA
The DNA window shown above is from Manis javanica isolate MJ-LG chromosome 3, MJ_LKY, whole genome shotgun sequence and carries:
- the FGD5 gene encoding FYVE, RhoGEF and PH domain-containing protein 5 isoform X2 → MNRADSPKPPVAPKPKTASPLTPVTAPKFPSSPRPDSLHSPNSMSRGPKPPIAPKPRLAAPNEWRASIYMINSLNKCSNGKLVCVDRGLYEKHLSNPECSESEGDEDYIVVPGAPPKEDEPRDGGPAENAVMMPLDATGEEECQEGGGECDMEGAGAAEDVAAPADMVLSGESDEAITLEDCVPDLGAEEQKFTGEEEVQLVEGHNMGSLVDRGPWDGEAVLPSHIILTHIDLEDLPAPGEEPGPPRTPPGAEEGGEEGCAHAEPGAPDECVDSDGLAEGDVEDASEAPPENDGLTVGELEAEAGTHSPQISEECEDATGGDYHSDEDEPPDQCEKTSQEGMAATPEAGGDPREGEDPVQEEPAEDSCQIVPFENECVDDFVTSLSASPYEFFPTESTSFCSESYSPFPEPAKGIESKREAQPRECVEQAPGAGALHGQRGFLQGGATEGPSVPDVVVMPEGEDPADDALASPYEMGVGPLYGADPGEEEKPGTQAAQDGHGTKEEMTSDAEGGLAAIDRKNTIPRARPHSGKMAGYVPETVPEETGPEAGLSAISIGGATKEARKTVLSLEGKPLEAGRALPAKPRAFTLYPRSFSVEGREIPVSLSREPEASSLEDHRIKRRDDSLSLPGVIGSSGSFSHQNHLPSSGTSTPSSVVDIPPPFNLACITKKPITKSSPSLLIESEPLDKYTKKKKSSFKRFLALTFKKKTESKVHVDVNVSSSRSSSESSYHGPSRLLEIDRRSLSNSPQLQARTGKLRASESPSSLIFYRDGKRKGVPFSRTVSRVESFEDRSRPPFLPLPLTKPRSISFPNADTSDYENIPAMNSDYENIQIPPRRPARAGTFTKLFEDQSRALSTANENDGYVDMSSFNAFESKQQSIDQDAESAYTEPYKVCPISAAAPKEDVSSDEEQGSSEEEDSAPRDPSLTPKGEGQSRAHVIAQELLSSEKVYVEMLQHLHLDFHGAVMSALDEIDQEGKDTLAREELRRGLNELPAIHDLHQGILEELEERLSHWEGQQKVADVFLAREQGFDHHAAHILQFDRYLSLLGENCLRSPQLAAAVREFESQQGGGQSMRHRLLRVVQRLFQYQVLLTDYLNNLCPDSAEYDNTQGALTLISKVTDHANDSMEQGENLQKLVHIEHSVRGQGDLLQPGREFLKEGTLMKVTGKNRRPRHLFLMSDVLLYTYPQKDGKYRLKNTLAVASMKVSRPVMEQVPYALKMETPESCLTLSASSCAERDDWHGCLSRALPEDYKAQALAAFHHSVEIRERLGVSLGERPPTLVPVTHVMMCMNCGCDFSLTLRRHHCHACGKIVCRNCSRNKYPLKYLRDRMAKVCDGCYGELKKRGGDGPGLRRERPVSMSFPLASPRFSSSAFSSVFHSINPSTFKKQKKVPSALTEVAASGEGSAISGYLSRCKKGKRHWKKLWFVIKGKVLYTYMASEDTVAMESMPLLGFTIAPEKEEGSSEVGPIFHLYHKKTLFYSFKAEDTNSAQRWIEAMEDASVL
- the FGD5 gene encoding FYVE, RhoGEF and PH domain-containing protein 5 isoform X4 is translated as MNRADSPKPPVAPKPKTASPLTPVTAPKFPSSPRPDSLHSPNSMSRGPKPPIAPKPRLAAPNEWRASIYMINSLNKCSNGKLVCVDRGLYEKHLSNPECSESEGDEDYIVVPGAPPKEDEPRDGGPAENAVMMPLDATGEEECQEGGGECDMEGAGAAEDVAAPADMVLSGESDEAITLEDCVPDLGAEEQKFTGEEEVQLVEGHNMGSLVDRGPWDGEAVLPSHIILTHIDLEDLPAPGEEPGPPRTPPGAEEGGEEGCAHAEPGAPDECVDSDGLAEGDVEDASEAPPENDGLTVGELEAEAGTHSPQISEECEDATGGDYHSDEDEPPDQCEKTSQEGMAATPEAGGDPREGEDPVQEEPAEDSCQIVPFENECVDDFVTSLSASPYEFFPTESTSFCSESYSPFPEPAKGIESKREAQPRECVEQAPGAGALHGQRGFLQGGATEGPSVPDVVVMPEGEDPADDALASPYEMGVGPLYGADPGEEEKPGTQAAQDGHGTKEEMTSDAEGGLAAIDRKNTIPRARPHSGKMAGYVPETVPEETGPEAGLSAISIGGATKEARKTVLSLEGKPLEAGRALPAKPRAFTLYPRSFSVEGREIPVSLSREPEASSLEDHRIKRRDDSLSLPGVIGSSGSFSHQNHLPSSGTSTPSSVVDIPPPFNLACITKKPITKSSPSLLIESEPLDKYTKKKKSSFKRFLALTFKKKTESKVHVDVNVSSSRSSSESSYHGPSRLLEIDRRSLSNSPQLQARTGKLRASESPSSLIFYRDGKRKGVPFSRTVSRVESFEDRSRPPFLPLPLTKPRSISFPNADTSDYENIPAMNSDYENIQIPPRRPARAGTFTKLFEDQSRALSTANENDGYVDMSSFNAFESKQQSIDQDAESAYTEPYKVCPISAAAPKEDVSSDEEQGSSEEEDSAPRDPSLTPKGEGQSRAHVIAQELLSSEKVYVEMLQHLHLDFHGAVMSALDEIDQEGKDTLAREELRRGLNELPAIHDLHQGILEELEERLSHWEGQQKVADVFLAREQGFDHHAAHILQFDRYLSLLGENCLRSPQLAAAVREFEQSQQGGGQSMRHRLLRVVQRLFQYQVLLTDYLNNLCPDSAEYDNTQGALTLISKVTDHANDSMEQGENLQKLVHIEHSVRGQGDLLQPGREFLKEGTLMKVTGKNRRPRHLFLVAASGEGSAISGYLSRCKKGKRHWKKLWFVIKGKVLYTYMASEDTVAMESMPLLGFTIAPEKEEGSSEVGPIFHLYHKKTLFYSFKAEDTNSAQRWIEAMEDASVL
- the FGD5 gene encoding FYVE, RhoGEF and PH domain-containing protein 5 isoform X1, with the translated sequence MNRADSPKPPVAPKPKTASPLTPVTAPKFPSSPRPDSLHSPNSMSRGPKPPIAPKPRLAAPNEWRASIYMINSLNKCSNGKLVCVDRGLYEKHLSNPECSESEGDEDYIVVPGAPPKEDEPRDGGPAENAVMMPLDATGEEECQEGGGECDMEGAGAAEDVAAPADMVLSGESDEAITLEDCVPDLGAEEQKFTGEEEVQLVEGHNMGSLVDRGPWDGEAVLPSHIILTHIDLEDLPAPGEEPGPPRTPPGAEEGGEEGCAHAEPGAPDECVDSDGLAEGDVEDASEAPPENDGLTVGELEAEAGTHSPQISEECEDATGGDYHSDEDEPPDQCEKTSQEGMAATPEAGGDPREGEDPVQEEPAEDSCQIVPFENECVDDFVTSLSASPYEFFPTESTSFCSESYSPFPEPAKGIESKREAQPRECVEQAPGAGALHGQRGFLQGGATEGPSVPDVVVMPEGEDPADDALASPYEMGVGPLYGADPGEEEKPGTQAAQDGHGTKEEMTSDAEGGLAAIDRKNTIPRARPHSGKMAGYVPETVPEETGPEAGLSAISIGGATKEARKTVLSLEGKPLEAGRALPAKPRAFTLYPRSFSVEGREIPVSLSREPEASSLEDHRIKRRDDSLSLPGVIGSSGSFSHQNHLPSSGTSTPSSVVDIPPPFNLACITKKPITKSSPSLLIESEPLDKYTKKKKSSFKRFLALTFKKKTESKVHVDVNVSSSRSSSESSYHGPSRLLEIDRRSLSNSPQLQARTGKLRASESPSSLIFYRDGKRKGVPFSRTVSRVESFEDRSRPPFLPLPLTKPRSISFPNADTSDYENIPAMNSDYENIQIPPRRPARAGTFTKLFEDQSRALSTANENDGYVDMSSFNAFESKQQSIDQDAESAYTEPYKVCPISAAAPKEDVSSDEEQGSSEEEDSAPRDPSLTPKGEGQSRAHVIAQELLSSEKVYVEMLQHLHLDFHGAVMSALDEIDQEGKDTLAREELRRGLNELPAIHDLHQGILEELEERLSHWEGQQKVADVFLAREQGFDHHAAHILQFDRYLSLLGENCLRSPQLAAAVREFEQSQQGGGQSMRHRLLRVVQRLFQYQVLLTDYLNNLCPDSAEYDNTQGALTLISKVTDHANDSMEQGENLQKLVHIEHSVRGQGDLLQPGREFLKEGTLMKVTGKNRRPRHLFLMSDVLLYTYPQKDGKYRLKNTLAVASMKVSRPVMEQVPYALKMETPESCLTLSASSCAERDDWHGCLSRALPEDYKAQALAAFHHSVEIRERLGVSLGERPPTLVPVTHVMMCMNCGCDFSLTLRRHHCHACGKIVCRNCSRNKYPLKYLRDRMAKVCDGCYGELKKRGGDGPGLRRERPVSMSFPLASPRFSSSAFSSVFHSINPSTFKKQKKVPSALTEVAASGEGSAISGYLSRCKKGKRHWKKLWFVIKGKVLYTYMASEDTVAMESMPLLGFTIAPEKEEGSSEVGPIFHLYHKKTLFYSFKAEDTNSAQRWIEAMEDASVL
- the FGD5 gene encoding FYVE, RhoGEF and PH domain-containing protein 5 isoform X3, with product MSRGPKPPIAPKPRLAAPNEWRASIYMINSLNKCSNGKLVCVDRGLYEKHLSNPECSESEGDEDYIVVPGAPPKEDEPRDGGPAENAVMMPLDATGEEECQEGGGECDMEGAGAAEDVAAPADMVLSGESDEAITLEDCVPDLGAEEQKFTGEEEVQLVEGHNMGSLVDRGPWDGEAVLPSHIILTHIDLEDLPAPGEEPGPPRTPPGAEEGGEEGCAHAEPGAPDECVDSDGLAEGDVEDASEAPPENDGLTVGELEAEAGTHSPQISEECEDATGGDYHSDEDEPPDQCEKTSQEGMAATPEAGGDPREGEDPVQEEPAEDSCQIVPFENECVDDFVTSLSASPYEFFPTESTSFCSESYSPFPEPAKGIESKREAQPRECVEQAPGAGALHGQRGFLQGGATEGPSVPDVVVMPEGEDPADDALASPYEMGVGPLYGADPGEEEKPGTQAAQDGHGTKEEMTSDAEGGLAAIDRKNTIPRARPHSGKMAGYVPETVPEETGPEAGLSAISIGGATKEARKTVLSLEGKPLEAGRALPAKPRAFTLYPRSFSVEGREIPVSLSREPEASSLEDHRIKRRDDSLSLPGVIGSSGSFSHQNHLPSSGTSTPSSVVDIPPPFNLACITKKPITKSSPSLLIESEPLDKYTKKKKSSFKRFLALTFKKKTESKVHVDVNVSSSRSSSESSYHGPSRLLEIDRRSLSNSPQLQARTGKLRASESPSSLIFYRDGKRKGVPFSRTVSRVESFEDRSRPPFLPLPLTKPRSISFPNADTSDYENIPAMNSDYENIQIPPRRPARAGTFTKLFEDQSRALSTANENDGYVDMSSFNAFESKQQSIDQDAESAYTEPYKVCPISAAAPKEDVSSDEEQGSSEEEDSAPRDPSLTPKGEGQSRAHVIAQELLSSEKVYVEMLQHLHLDFHGAVMSALDEIDQEGKDTLAREELRRGLNELPAIHDLHQGILEELEERLSHWEGQQKVADVFLAREQGFDHHAAHILQFDRYLSLLGENCLRSPQLAAAVREFEQSQQGGGQSMRHRLLRVVQRLFQYQVLLTDYLNNLCPDSAEYDNTQGALTLISKVTDHANDSMEQGENLQKLVHIEHSVRGQGDLLQPGREFLKEGTLMKVTGKNRRPRHLFLMSDVLLYTYPQKDGKYRLKNTLAVASMKVSRPVMEQVPYALKMETPESCLTLSASSCAERDDWHGCLSRALPEDYKAQALAAFHHSVEIRERLGVSLGERPPTLVPVTHVMMCMNCGCDFSLTLRRHHCHACGKIVCRNCSRNKYPLKYLRDRMAKVCDGCYGELKKRGGDGPGLRRERPVSMSFPLASPRFSSSAFSSVFHSINPSTFKKQKKVPSALTEVAASGEGSAISGYLSRCKKGKRHWKKLWFVIKGKVLYTYMASEDTVAMESMPLLGFTIAPEKEEGSSEVGPIFHLYHKKTLFYSFKAEDTNSAQRWIEAMEDASVL